Proteins co-encoded in one Trichoplusia ni isolate ovarian cell line Hi5 chromosome 19, tn1, whole genome shotgun sequence genomic window:
- the LOC113503335 gene encoding uncharacterized protein LOC113503335, whose amino-acid sequence MKRIQMCKKVNRNNTLFNHINRIPSHINTVTPEILVGQIWLQEDEPTAVEIIELNSSDEYEPSPDEGPNQNLDHAWSYMNNERLQQIEDNYKINSKARERWRKNHENRFHSTNTATDTDNHLINQLYSDVAGNHVEDNDLINRQINCFTIINKHFVNSDTSSEEEFADVEIITSNDIIMEPNNKEVMTDLDKETRTIWIYSFKNKHLLSEDDYELTNIGGRELCSSTSSSIETDEELTKDKSTNVRRIGSPIPPAYIPRLNLAPTLSTVTEVSEPIMKQASSNGSNKSSKFQKPKNGWFLNESDKLDSGRSVSKREKSTNIVNWMALSPRERRRRPKNEEDRWEDTVLNLESPKLVNVSAEEKQKADESPQDKPFRLQVDVDVHVSVNEKLPDKRSTGTPTSIDITMKSKKEELSPLNKIKCLDTLLECVKDRGDHELKFENNQQVLCNTLIPYVEPQGHLMFNHFDDPSPQPLRTSADWHRETQEEKVTADYNYETGKVHVHLPNGNEHDSDYDHEHRLSHSHRVSHDRTWEKNARPSLKPSEWYAYAPVRSSLSLRLSMGSITPERLPWYKRFIKCICCK is encoded by the exons ATGAAAAGAATACAGATGTGTAAAAAAGTTAATCGCAACAATACCTTATTCAATC ACATAAATCGCATACCGTCCCATATAAACACCGTCACTCCAGAGATCCTCGTCGGCCAAATATGGCTACAAGAGGATGAACCCACAGCTGTagaaataatagaattaaatagttCTGATGAATACGAGCCGTCGCCGGATGAAGGGCCCAATCAAAATCTGGATCACGCCTGGAGCTACATGAACAACGAGAGGCTTCAGCAAATAGAAGACAACTATAAGATAAACAGTAAGGCTAGAGAAAGGTGGCGCAAAAATCATGAGAACCGATTCCATTCTACAAACACAGCTACCGACACAGATAAtcatttaatcaatcaattataTTCAGACGTCGCAGGAAATCATGTGGAGGATAACGATCTGATCAATCGCCAAATTAACTGTTTCACCattatcaataaacatttcGTTAATTCTGACACATCATCAGAGGAAGAGTTCGCAGACGTCGAAATTATAACTTCCAACGATATTATAATGGAACCTAATAATAAAGAGGTAATGACCGATTTAGATAAAGAGACTCGAACTATTTggatttattcatttaaaaataaacatttactatCAGAAGATGATTATGAACTCACCAACATAGGAGGCAGAGAACTCTGTAGTTCTACATCCAGTTCCATAGAAACAGATGAAGAACTCACTAAAGATAAAAGCACTAATGTTCGCCGAATAGGATCACCCATTCCCCCCGCTTACATACCTCGGCTCAACTTAGCTCCGACGCTATCCACCGTTACAGAAGTATCTGAACCCATCATGAAACAAGCATCTTCGAATGGATCAAATAAGTCATCGAAGTTTCAAAAACCCAAAAATGGATGGTTTTTAAACGAAAGTGACAAATTAGATAGTGGAAGGTCAGTTAGTAAACGTGAGAAGAGCACTAACATCGTCAATTGGATGGCGCTATCGCCACGCGAGAGACGCCGAAGACCAAAAAACGAAGAAGACAGATGGGAAGACACAGTCCTGAATTTAGAATCTCCCAAATTGGTGAACGTATCAGCTGAGGAAAAACAAAAGGCTGATGAATCACCACAAGACAAACCTTTTAGGTTACAAGTCGATGTGGATGTCCATGTAAGTGTAAATGAGAAGTTACCAGACAAAAGGTCTACAGGAACACCGACAAGCATAGATATAACAATGAAATCAAAAAAAGAAGAGCTCAgtccattaaataaaataaaatgtttggacACTTTACTGGAATGCGTCAAAGACAGAGGAGATCatgaattaaaatttgaaaataatcaaCAAGTTTTATGCAATACATTGATTCCTTACGTAGAGCCCCAGGGACATCTGATGTTTAATCACTTCGATGACCCAAGTCCACAGCCTCTAAGAACTAGTGCCGATTGGCATCGTGAAACCCAAGAAGAGAAAGTAACTGCCGACTACAATTACGAAACGGGTAAGGTGCACGTACATTTGCCGAATGGAAATGAacatgatagtgattatgatcATGAACATAGGCTTAGTCATAGTCATCGGGTCAGTCATGATCGTACATGGGAGAAAAATGCCAGGCCCTCACTGAAGCCATCCGAATGGTACGCATATGCGCCGGTAAGGTCATCACTCTCATTGCGCCTGTCAATGGGCAGCATTACACCGGAGCGCCTGCCGTGGtacaaacgttttataaaatGCATCTGTTGTAAGTAG